TTGACCGATGACCCCGGTTCCGGATTCGCCACAGTGTGGAACGCGGTCGTGACCGAGCTCAACGGCGACTCCGGTAACGGGTCGAGCCCGGCCACTCCCCTGACTCCTCAGCAAAAGGCGTGGTTGAAGCTCGTCCGACCACTGACCATCGTCGAGGGATTTGCTCTGCTGTCGGTGCCCAGTGTGTTCGTCCAGAACGAAATCGAACGTCACCTTCGCAACCCGATTACCGACGCTCTCAGCCGCCGTCTGCAACAGCAGATTCAGCTGGGCGTCCGGATCGCGCCCCCCTCAGAAGACGACGACGATTTCCCCGCACCAGCCGAGGCTGCGACCGCCGAGGACGCTTCGGAACCGGCCGACGACGAGGACGCTTCGGCCGACGGCGCGTCGTCCTGGCCCACCTATTTCACTGACCGTCCACACACCACGGACACCTCCGCGGCCAGCGGCACCAGCCTCAACCGCCGCTACACGTTCGACACCTTTGTGATCGGTTCTTCCAACCGCTTCGCACACGCGGCAACCCTGGCCATTGCCGAGGCGCCGGCCCGTGCCTACAACCCCTTGTTCATCTGGGGCGAGTCCGGTCTAGGTAAGACCCATTTGTTGCACGCCGCCGGAAACTACGCACAACGGCTGTTCCCGGGCATGCGGGTCAAGTACGTCTCCACCGAGGAATTCACCAACGACTTCATCAACTCACTGCGCGATGACCGCAAGGTGTCGTTCAAGCGCAGCTATCGAGACGTCGACGTGCTGCTCGTCGATGACATCCAGTTCATCGAGGGCAAGGACGGCATCCAGGAAGAGTTCTTCCACACGTTCAACACACTGCACAACGCCAACAAGCAGATCGTTATCTCATCGGACCGCCCACCCAAGCAGCTGGCCACGCTCGAAGACCGGCTGCGAACCCGGTTCGAGTGGGGACTGATCACCGATGTGCAGCCGCCGGACCTCGAGACGCGCATCGCGATCCTTCGTAAGAAAGCACAAGTGGAACGGTTAGCCGTCCCCGATGATGTGCTCGAGCTGATCGCCAGCAGCATCGAACGCAACATCCGTGAACTCGAAGGTGCGCTTATCAGGGTCACCGCGTTCGCGTCGCTGAATAAGACACCCATCGATAAGGCCCTCGCCGAAATCGTGCTGCGCGACCTGATCGCCGACGCCAGCGGCATGCAGATCAGCGCGGCCACCATCATGGCGGCCACCGCCGAGTACTTCGACACCACCGTCGAGGAACTACGCGGCCCCGGCAAGGCCCGGCCGTTGGCACAGTCTCGGCAGATTGCGATGTATCTGTGCCGCGAGCTCACCGACCTCTCACTACCCAAGATCGGCCAGGCTTTCGGCCGCGACCACACCACGGTGATGTACGCGGAGAAGAAGATTCGCGGCGAAATGGCCCAGCGCAGAGAGATCTTCGACAACGTCAAGGAACTCACCACGCGGATCCGGCAGCGCTCCAAGCGCTGAAACTGGCCCTGCCGCGGCTCTGAGCCGCGCTCGTCCGCACTTTCTTGCAAAAACTTCTCTACCTCAGGTCACATGAGCACCACCGCCGAGGTGTGGGTAGACCTGTGCACAAACCCCCCATAGCGCGGTGCACTACCGCGGAATCGGTGCACATCTGTGATTCATCCCCACTGGTCCACCGAGGATTACACAGCCCGTACCCCCGTCATCCACAGCCGCCTCGGCCCGCTAGCAGCGGTTAGACCAAGCTGTCCCCAGATTGCACACCCCCTAATACTGATATTGAAATCTCTTCCTCGATTCTCCTTTGAAGTAGCGGGTTGGGGACATCCCCTCACTCCGCGCTCAGGAACCGCACCCCAGCCGGGTCTGTCGGGGTTCTCGTTTAGCTTTCAAGTTGGCTCGAGAAGCTCTACGGTTGTTCTTCGACTGCTGTTGCGGCCGTCGTGGCGGATTGCCCGCTCGGCGTTCGTCGCGGCGAGTCCCCAACGCCGGCGGGGGAGCCGGCCCGATTTTTGGTTCACTGTTAGGTGAAGGGACGCAATGGACGCGGCTACAACACGGGCGGCCACCGATTTGAGGTTTCGTCTGGTTCGGGAGTCCTTCGCCGAAGCGGTGTCGTGGGTGGCCAAGAGTCTGCCGTCGCGTCCTACCGTGCCTGTTCTCTCTGGCGTGCTACTGACCGGCTCGGATGACGGCCTGACGATTTCCGGATTCGACTACGAGGTGTCCTCCGAAGTTCAGGTTCCGGCTGAAATAGCTTCTCCGGGAAGCGTTTTGGTGTCCGGAAGGCTGTTGTCCGACATCACTCGGGCATTGCCTAACAAGCCGGTGGACTTCTACGTCGACGGCAGCAGGGTCGCATTGACTTGCGGTAGCGCGCGTTTTTCGCTGCCGACGATGGCGGTGGAGGATTATCCGACCTTGCCGGCGCTGCCCGAGGAGACCGGAACGCTACCCGCAGAGTTGTTCGCCGAGGCGATCGGCCAGGTCGCAATCGCTGCCGGCCGCGACGACACCTTGCCGATGCTGACCGGGATCCGGGTCGAAATCTCTGGTGAGACCGTGGTTTTGGCCGCTACCGACCGATTTCGGCTGGCGGTGCGCGAGCTGACCTGGACGGCGTTGTCACCGGACATCGAGGCCTCGGTGCTGGTGCCGGCTAAGACACTGGCCGAGGCCGCCAAAGCGGGTACCGACGGCTCCGATGTCCGGCTGTCGTTGGGCTCGGGATCGGGCGTCGGCAAAGACGGACTCTTGGGTATCAGCGGTAACGGCAAGCGCAGCACCACCCGATTGCTGGATGCGGAATTCCCGAAGTTCCGGCAGCTGCTGCCGGCTGAGCACACCGCTGTGGCCACCATCAATGTGGCCGAACTTACCGAGGCGATCAAGCTGGTCGCCTTGGTCGCCGACCGCGGTGCGCAGATCCGCATGGAGTTCTCGGACGGCATGCTGCGGCTGTCGGCTGGGGCCGACGATGTGGGCCGGGCCGAGGAAGACTTGGCTGTCGATTACGCCGGCCAACCGCTGACCATCGCATTCAACCCGAATTACCTGACCGACGGTCTGGGGTCATTGCATTCCGAGCGGGTGTCGTTCGGCTTCACCACTCCGGGCAAGCCCGCGTTGCTGCGGCCCGCGTCGGCTGATGACCCGGTGCCTACCGGCAGTGGTCCGTTTCCTGCGGTGGTGACGGATTACGTGTACCTGCTGATGCCGGTACGGCTGCCCGGCTGATCCCTGCGACCCACCCGTGTACGTCCGGCATTTGGGCTTGCGTGACTTCCGGTCGTGGCAGCGGGCGGATCTCGACTTGGAGCCAGGCCGTACCGTGTTCGTCGGCCGAAACGGGTTCGGCAAGACGAATCTCGTTGAGGCGCTGTGGTATTCGACAACTCTGGGATCGCACCGGGTGGGTACTGACGCACCGCTGATCAGGGTCGGCAGCGACCGTGCCGTGGTGTCGACGATCGTGGTCAACGAAGGCAGGGAATGCGCCGTGGATCTTGAGATCGCGGCGGGGCGGGCGAATAAGGCCAGACTCAACCGGTCGCCGGTGCGCAGTACCCGCGAGATTGTGGGGGTGCTGCGGGCGGTCCTGTTCGCCCCCGAGGATCTGGCATTGGTTCGTGGCGACCCGGCGGATCGCCGTCGGTATCTGGACGAATTGGCGACAGTTCGGCGTCCGCTGCTCGCGGCCGTGCGCGCCGACTACGAGAAGGTGTTGCGCCAGCGCACGGCATTGTTGAAGTCGTTGTCGGGGGCGCGTTTTCGTGGTGACTGGGGTGCACTGGACACATTGGAGGTGTGGGATAGCCGGCTGGCCGAGCACGGAGCGCAGTTGATGTCGGCCCGGATCGCGTTGGTCGATGAACTGGCACCGGAGCTGCAGAAAGCCTACGAGATGTTGGCACCCGAATCACGTTCGGCCGCAATAGGTTACCGTGCCAGCACGGAATCGCTGGTGCCGGAAGCGAGCACGGTGGCCGATCCGGAGACCCTAAAAGCCGCGTTGTTGTCGGCACTGGCCGCACGCCGGGACGCTGAGCTCGAGCGTGGCGTGTGTCTGGTCGGACCGCACCGCGACGATTTGGAATTGCGGCTCGGGCATCAGCCTGCGAAGGGCTTCGCCAGTCACGGTGAATCGTGGTCGTTCGCGGTGGCACTGCGGCTGGCAGCCTACGAATTGTTGCGCTCCGAGGGCAGTGACCCGGTGCTATTGCTTGACGACGTGTTCGCCGAACTCGATGTCAAACGGCGCTCGGCGCTGGCGGCCGTCGCCGAATCGGCAGAGCAGGTTCTGGTGACCGCGGCGGTGGTGGAGGATATCCCCAACGGCTGGGACGCTAGACAGGTGCGCGTCGAATTGCGTGACGGCGATAGCGGTTCGGTGTCAGAGGTGGTGTCGTGAGCACGGAGCCTACTGGTCAAGACGATGTAAACCAGCGCGGAATCGACCTGGTACGCAGAACGCTGGAGGAAGCGCGGGCAGCGGCACGCGCGCGCGGCCAGGACGCGGGGTTGGGTCGCGCGGTTCCGGTGCCGTCGCGGCGCCGGGTAACTGGCTCGCGGCGCCGGTGGTCGGGCCCAGGGCCCGACACGCGGGACCCGCAACCGCTGGGTCGGTTGGCACAGGATCTGGCCAAGCAGCGGGGGTGGACTCCGCAGGTTGCCGAAGGTGCGGTATTTGGGCAGTGGAAGGCGGTGGTCGGTCACCAGATCGCCGACCATGCGACCCCCACCGCCCTCAACGACGGGGTGCTCAGCGTGACGGCGGAGTCGACGGCCTGGGCTACGCAACTGCGCCTTATGCAGAGTCAGCTGTTGGCCAAGATCGCGGCGGCGGTCGGTAACGGGGTGGTGAAGTCGCTGAAGATCACCGGCCCGGCGCGGCCATCGTGGCGTAAAGGACAGAAGCATTTCAGCGGTCGAGGACCTCGCGACACCTACGGATAACGGGCGTTCTGCGGGTCCGACTACGGTACATTCCGCCGCCGTCTCAGAGCCGCCAGAAATTCACAGACCAACATCTCGAACGTCGGGACGCATCCACAGCGACGAAATTGAGCGCACGGCGCAATCAGGTGGGTAGAAACGCACCCACAAAATCGGTGCGGACGCTGGATCACGGTAGAGTGGACCAATGCGACCGCTGCGGTGATTTGACCGCTCGCATGCAACCCCAAGGAGAGCATTCAGACCGTGGCTGCCCAGAAGAAGAAGGCGCAAGAAGAATACGGCGCTTCGGCGATCACCGTTCTCGAAGGTCTCGAGGCCGTCCGCAAACGCCCAGGTATGTACATCGGGTCCACCGGCGAGCGAGGTCTGCACCACCTGGTGTGGGAGGTCGTGGACAACTCGGTGGACGAGGCGATGGCCGGCTATGCGACGCAGGTGGACGTGAAACTACGCGACGACGGCAGCGTCGAAGTGGTCGACAACGGCCGTGGCATCCCGGTGGCGATGCATGCCACCGGCGCGCCCACCGTCGACGTCGTCATGACGCAGCTGCACGCGGGCGGCAAGTTCGGCGGCGAGAACAGTGGTTACAACGTCAGCGGTGGTCTGCACGGCGTCGGGGTGTCGGTGGTCAATGCGTTGTCCACCCGCCTGGAAGTCGAGATCAAGCGCGACGGTCACGAATGGTTCCAGCATTACGACCGCGCCGTACCCGGCACCCTCAAACAGGGTGAGGCCACCCGTAAGACCGGTACCACGATCCGGTTCTGGGCCGACCCAGACATCTTCGAGACCACCGAGTACGACTTCGAGACTGTGGCGCGACGGTTGCAGGAGATGGCCTTCCTGAACAAGGGTCTGACGATCAACCTCACCGACGAACGCGTCACGCAGGAAGAGGTGGTCGACGAGGTCGTGAGCGACACCGCCGAGGCACCCAAGTCGGCGGAGGAGAAGAAAGCGGAATCGGCTGGGCCGCAGAAGGTCAAGCACCGCACCTTCCACTACCCCGGCGGCCTGATCGACTTCGTCAAACACATCAACCGGACCAAGAGCCCCATCCAGCAGAGCGTCATCGCATACGAGGGCAAGGGCGAGGGGCACGAAGTCGAGATCGCGATGCAATGGAATAGCGGCTACTCGGAATCGGTGCATACCTTCGCCAACACCATCAACACCCACGAGGGCGGCACCCACGAAGAGGGCTTCCGCAGCGCGTTGACCTCGGTGGTGAACAAGTACGCCAAAGACAAGAAGCTGCTCAAGGACAAAGACCCCAACCTCACTGGCGACGACATCCGCGAGGGGCTGGCCGCGGTCATCTCGGTAAAGGTCGCCGAGCCGCAGTTCGAGGGCCAGACCAAGACAAAGTTGGGTAACACCGAGGTCAAGTCATTCGTCCAGAAGGTCTGTAACGAACAGCTGACGCACTGGTTTGAGGCCAACCCGTCGGAGGCTAAAACCGTTGTGAACAAAGCGGTTTCCTCCGCACAGGCGCGTATCGCAGCGCGTAAGGCACGGGAGCTGGTGCGCCGCAAGAGCGCAACTGATCTCGGCGGGCTGCCCGGAAAGCTTGCCGACTGCCGCTCCACCGATCCGCGCAAGTCGGAGCTGTATGTGGTGGAAGGTGATTCGGCCGGCGGCTCGGCGAAGAGCGGGCGCGATTCGATGTTCCAAGCGATCCTGCCGTTGCGCGGCAAGATCATCAACGTCGAAAAGGCCCGCATCGACCGGGTGCTGAAGAACACCGAAGTCCAGGCGATCATCACGGCGTTGGGAACCGGCATCCATGACGAGTTCGACCTGACCAAGCTGCGGTACCACAAAATTGTGCTGATGGCCGACGCCGACGTTGACGGCCAACACATTTCGACGTTGCTGCTGACGCTGTTGTTCCGATTCATGCGCCCGCTGATAGAGAACGGGCACGTGTTCCTGGCGCAGCCGCCCCTGTACAAGCTGAAGTGGCAGCGCAGCGAGCCCGAATTCGCCTATTCCGATCGAGAGCGCGACGGCCTGCTGGAGGCCGGGCTGAAGTCTGGCAAGAAGATCAACAAGGAAGACGGCATTCAGCGCTACAAGGGTCTGGGCGAGATGGACGCCAAGGAGTTGTGGGAAACCACCATGGACCCGAGCGTGCGGGTACTGCGACAGGTCACCCTCGACGACGCCGCGGCTGCCGACGAACTGTTCTCCATCCTGATGGGCGAAGACGTGGATGCACGCCGCAGCTTCATCACCCGCAATGCCAAGGATGTTCGCTTCCTAGACGTGTAACCCGTTGGCGTTCAACGACAAACGAGGACTAAATGACAGACACCACGCTGCCACCGGGCGGCGAAGCCGGCGACCGCATCGAACCGGTCGACATTCAGCAGGAGATGCAGCGCAGCTACATCGACTACGCGATGAGCGTGATCGTGGGCCGGGCCCTGCCGGAGGTGCGCGACGGTCTCAAGCCGGTGCACCGCCGCGTGCTGTATGCGATGTACGACTCTGGATTCCGTCCCGACCGCAGCCACGCCAAGTCGGCGCGTTCGGTGGCCGAGACGATGGGCAACTATCACCCGCACGGTGACGCGTCGATCTACGACACCCTGGTGCGGATGGCGCAGCCATGGTCGCTGCGCTACCCGTTGGTCGACGGTCAGGGAAACTTTGGTTCGCCGGGGAACGACCCGCCGGCGGCGATGCGCTATTGCGTGACCGGGGATGCATTGGTGGCGCTCCCAGAGAATCGTGCGGTCCGCATTGCGGATGTAGTACCGGCCGCTAAGCCCAATAGTGACAATGTAATTGATCTCAAAGTGCTCGGCCGGCACGGTGTGCCGGTCCGGGCAGACCGGTTGTTCCATTCCGGCGACCATCCGGCATTTCGGGTGGCTACGGTGGATGGGCACGAAGTGACGGGCACGGCAAACCACCCATTGCTGTGCCTGGTGAATCTCGCCGGTGTGCCGACGCTGCTGTGGAAGTTGATCGATGAGATCGAACCGGGTGACTGCGCGGTGATCAGCGCCACGGGTGTCGACGATGTGCGAAACACGCCGACATCAGCACGCAGAACTCCCACGATCGACGAGGTACCCGGACTTACCGAATTCCTTCGCGTTCACCGCAACGACCCGGACGCAGCAGCGATCGCAACCGACCTGACCGACGGCCGCTTCTACTACGCAAAGGTCGCCTCCGTGACCGCGGCCGGCGTACAACCGGTCTACAGCCTGCGTGTCGACACCGAAGACCACGCCTTTATCACCAACGGCTTCGTCAGCCACAACACCGAGGCGCGGCTGACTCCGTTGGCAATGGAGATGCTGCGCGAAATCGACGAGGAAACAGTCGATTTCATCCCAAACTACGACGGCCGGGTACAGGAGCCCACCGTCCTGCCGAGCCGGTTCCCCAACCTGCTGGCCAACGGATCGGGCGGCATCGCGGTCGGCATGGCCACCAACATCCCGCCGCACAACCTGCGTGAGCTCGCCGAAGCGGTGTTCTGGTGCCTGGAGAACCACGACGCCGACGAAGAGGCGACGCTGGAAGCCGTCATGGAACGGGTCAAGGGCCCGGACTTCCCCACGTCCGGCCTAATCGTCGGGTCCCAGGGCATCTCCGATGCCTACAAGACCGGCCGGGGTTCCATCCGCATGCGCGGAGTTGTTGAGGTAGAAGAGGATTCGCGGGGGCGCACCTCACTGGTGATCACCGAATTGCCGTATCAGGTCAACCACGACAACTTCATCACCTCGATCGCCGAGCAGGTCCGCGACGGCCGGCTGGCCGGAATTTCCAATATCGAGGA
The nucleotide sequence above comes from Mycobacterium vicinigordonae. Encoded proteins:
- the dnaA gene encoding chromosomal replication initiator protein DnaA, with protein sequence MTDDPGSGFATVWNAVVTELNGDSGNGSSPATPLTPQQKAWLKLVRPLTIVEGFALLSVPSVFVQNEIERHLRNPITDALSRRLQQQIQLGVRIAPPSEDDDDFPAPAEAATAEDASEPADDEDASADGASSWPTYFTDRPHTTDTSAASGTSLNRRYTFDTFVIGSSNRFAHAATLAIAEAPARAYNPLFIWGESGLGKTHLLHAAGNYAQRLFPGMRVKYVSTEEFTNDFINSLRDDRKVSFKRSYRDVDVLLVDDIQFIEGKDGIQEEFFHTFNTLHNANKQIVISSDRPPKQLATLEDRLRTRFEWGLITDVQPPDLETRIAILRKKAQVERLAVPDDVLELIASSIERNIRELEGALIRVTAFASLNKTPIDKALAEIVLRDLIADASGMQISAATIMAATAEYFDTTVEELRGPGKARPLAQSRQIAMYLCRELTDLSLPKIGQAFGRDHTTVMYAEKKIRGEMAQRREIFDNVKELTTRIRQRSKR
- the dnaN gene encoding DNA polymerase III subunit beta — its product is MDAATTRAATDLRFRLVRESFAEAVSWVAKSLPSRPTVPVLSGVLLTGSDDGLTISGFDYEVSSEVQVPAEIASPGSVLVSGRLLSDITRALPNKPVDFYVDGSRVALTCGSARFSLPTMAVEDYPTLPALPEETGTLPAELFAEAIGQVAIAAGRDDTLPMLTGIRVEISGETVVLAATDRFRLAVRELTWTALSPDIEASVLVPAKTLAEAAKAGTDGSDVRLSLGSGSGVGKDGLLGISGNGKRSTTRLLDAEFPKFRQLLPAEHTAVATINVAELTEAIKLVALVADRGAQIRMEFSDGMLRLSAGADDVGRAEEDLAVDYAGQPLTIAFNPNYLTDGLGSLHSERVSFGFTTPGKPALLRPASADDPVPTGSGPFPAVVTDYVYLLMPVRLPG
- the recF gene encoding DNA replication/repair protein RecF (All proteins in this family for which functions are known are DNA-binding proteins that assist the filamentation of RecA onto DNA for the initiation of recombination or recombinational repair.) codes for the protein MYVRHLGLRDFRSWQRADLDLEPGRTVFVGRNGFGKTNLVEALWYSTTLGSHRVGTDAPLIRVGSDRAVVSTIVVNEGRECAVDLEIAAGRANKARLNRSPVRSTREIVGVLRAVLFAPEDLALVRGDPADRRRYLDELATVRRPLLAAVRADYEKVLRQRTALLKSLSGARFRGDWGALDTLEVWDSRLAEHGAQLMSARIALVDELAPELQKAYEMLAPESRSAAIGYRASTESLVPEASTVADPETLKAALLSALAARRDAELERGVCLVGPHRDDLELRLGHQPAKGFASHGESWSFAVALRLAAYELLRSEGSDPVLLLDDVFAELDVKRRSALAAVAESAEQVLVTAAVVEDIPNGWDARQVRVELRDGDSGSVSEVVS
- a CDS encoding DUF721 family protein, which translates into the protein MSTEPTGQDDVNQRGIDLVRRTLEEARAAARARGQDAGLGRAVPVPSRRRVTGSRRRWSGPGPDTRDPQPLGRLAQDLAKQRGWTPQVAEGAVFGQWKAVVGHQIADHATPTALNDGVLSVTAESTAWATQLRLMQSQLLAKIAAAVGNGVVKSLKITGPARPSWRKGQKHFSGRGPRDTYG
- the gyrB gene encoding DNA topoisomerase (ATP-hydrolyzing) subunit B; translation: MAAQKKKAQEEYGASAITVLEGLEAVRKRPGMYIGSTGERGLHHLVWEVVDNSVDEAMAGYATQVDVKLRDDGSVEVVDNGRGIPVAMHATGAPTVDVVMTQLHAGGKFGGENSGYNVSGGLHGVGVSVVNALSTRLEVEIKRDGHEWFQHYDRAVPGTLKQGEATRKTGTTIRFWADPDIFETTEYDFETVARRLQEMAFLNKGLTINLTDERVTQEEVVDEVVSDTAEAPKSAEEKKAESAGPQKVKHRTFHYPGGLIDFVKHINRTKSPIQQSVIAYEGKGEGHEVEIAMQWNSGYSESVHTFANTINTHEGGTHEEGFRSALTSVVNKYAKDKKLLKDKDPNLTGDDIREGLAAVISVKVAEPQFEGQTKTKLGNTEVKSFVQKVCNEQLTHWFEANPSEAKTVVNKAVSSAQARIAARKARELVRRKSATDLGGLPGKLADCRSTDPRKSELYVVEGDSAGGSAKSGRDSMFQAILPLRGKIINVEKARIDRVLKNTEVQAIITALGTGIHDEFDLTKLRYHKIVLMADADVDGQHISTLLLTLLFRFMRPLIENGHVFLAQPPLYKLKWQRSEPEFAYSDRERDGLLEAGLKSGKKINKEDGIQRYKGLGEMDAKELWETTMDPSVRVLRQVTLDDAAAADELFSILMGEDVDARRSFITRNAKDVRFLDV